In a genomic window of Chrysemys picta bellii isolate R12L10 chromosome 1, ASM1138683v2, whole genome shotgun sequence:
- the TSC22D1 gene encoding TSC22 domain family protein 1 isoform X8, translating into MDLVKSHLMYAVREEVEVLKEQIKELIEKNSQLEQENTLLKTLASPEQLAQFQAQLQTGSPPSSQTQGTTQQPAQPASQGSGPSA; encoded by the exons ATG GATCTGGTGAAGAGCCATTTGATGTATGCTGTGAGGGAGGAAGTGGAGGTCCTCAAAGAGCAAATCAAAGAGTTGATTGAGAAGAactcccagctggagcaggaaAACACTCTGCTGAAAACACTGGCCAGCCCAGAGCAGCTCGCCCAGTTCCAAGCACAGCTGCAGACTGGTTCTCCACCTTCTTCCCAGACGCAAGGGACAACACAACAGCCTGCCCAGCCGGCATcacagggctcaggaccttcaGCATAG
- the TSC22D1 gene encoding TSC22 domain family protein 1 isoform X7, with translation MLGGLTEQSSSSGASVVAIDNKIEQAMDLVKSHLMYAVREEVEVLKEQIKELIEKNSQLEQENTLLKTLASPEQLAQFQAQLQTGSPPSSQTQGTTQQPAQPASQGSGPSA, from the exons CTCCTCGGGTGCAAGTGTGGTAGCTATTGACAACAAAATCGAGCAAGCGATG GATCTGGTGAAGAGCCATTTGATGTATGCTGTGAGGGAGGAAGTGGAGGTCCTCAAAGAGCAAATCAAAGAGTTGATTGAGAAGAactcccagctggagcaggaaAACACTCTGCTGAAAACACTGGCCAGCCCAGAGCAGCTCGCCCAGTTCCAAGCACAGCTGCAGACTGGTTCTCCACCTTCTTCCCAGACGCAAGGGACAACACAACAGCCTGCCCAGCCGGCATcacagggctcaggaccttcaGCATAG
- the TSC22D1 gene encoding TSC22 domain family protein 1 isoform X6, whose amino-acid sequence MNAQCCRTVAMDLGVYQLRHFSISFLSSLLGTDNSSLRLDSSSSGASVVAIDNKIEQAMDLVKSHLMYAVREEVEVLKEQIKELIEKNSQLEQENTLLKTLASPEQLAQFQAQLQTGSPPSSQTQGTTQQPAQPASQGSGPSA is encoded by the exons ATGAATGCCCAATGTTGTAGAACAGTGGCAATGGATCTAGGAGTTTATCAACTAAGACATTTTTCAATTTCTTTCTTGTCATCCTTGCTGGGCACCGATAATTCTTCTTTGAGACTCGACAGTAG CTCCTCGGGTGCAAGTGTGGTAGCTATTGACAACAAAATCGAGCAAGCGATG GATCTGGTGAAGAGCCATTTGATGTATGCTGTGAGGGAGGAAGTGGAGGTCCTCAAAGAGCAAATCAAAGAGTTGATTGAGAAGAactcccagctggagcaggaaAACACTCTGCTGAAAACACTGGCCAGCCCAGAGCAGCTCGCCCAGTTCCAAGCACAGCTGCAGACTGGTTCTCCACCTTCTTCCCAGACGCAAGGGACAACACAACAGCCTGCCCAGCCGGCATcacagggctcaggaccttcaGCATAG
- the TSC22D1 gene encoding TSC22 domain family protein 1 isoform X5 yields MQVNARGLIPLSIGLGSTGKLQWHGRCVLHLSCERLNLRDTDRCYRIISSGASVVAIDNKIEQAMDLVKSHLMYAVREEVEVLKEQIKELIEKNSQLEQENTLLKTLASPEQLAQFQAQLQTGSPPSSQTQGTTQQPAQPASQGSGPSA; encoded by the exons ATGCaggtgaatgccagggggctgaTTCCTTTGTCCATCGGACTGGGCAGCACTGGGAAGCTGCAGTGGCACGGGCGGTGTGTTTTACATTTATCTTGTGAGAGATTGAATCTCCGGGACACGGATCGCTGTTACCGCATTAT CTCCTCGGGTGCAAGTGTGGTAGCTATTGACAACAAAATCGAGCAAGCGATG GATCTGGTGAAGAGCCATTTGATGTATGCTGTGAGGGAGGAAGTGGAGGTCCTCAAAGAGCAAATCAAAGAGTTGATTGAGAAGAactcccagctggagcaggaaAACACTCTGCTGAAAACACTGGCCAGCCCAGAGCAGCTCGCCCAGTTCCAAGCACAGCTGCAGACTGGTTCTCCACCTTCTTCCCAGACGCAAGGGACAACACAACAGCCTGCCCAGCCGGCATcacagggctcaggaccttcaGCATAG